Proteins encoded together in one Mycobacterium sp. MS1601 window:
- a CDS encoding carboxylate-amine ligase — protein sequence MRTLGVEEEFHLVDLDTRRLTGRAPELLSHLSPSYVAELQQCVVETNSDVVTTLDALRRDLKFHRRTLIAAAAAAGIGVVAAGSVPLALLAELQVTATARYRRMLADYQLLAREQLICGTQVHVGVEDRDDAVLVAQRVTPYLPTLLAVSASSPFRADGTDTGYASGRTLVWQRWPTAGPAAPVDSAAAYDRLIADLVATGVISDSGMAYFDVRPANSAPTLELRICDSCPSTDTIVLIAGLFRALVERELDGLRQGLPQLSVPAPLGRAALWRAARSGLEGVLVDAGVPTARAAHAVVTDLVVMLRAQLTAAGDWEQVYSLVQQQLSQGSSAARQRMAMRRRGRLSDVVDLLIADTAR from the coding sequence ATGCGAACCCTGGGTGTGGAGGAAGAATTCCACCTGGTTGACCTCGACACCAGGCGGTTGACCGGTCGTGCGCCCGAACTGCTGTCGCATCTGTCGCCGAGTTATGTCGCCGAACTCCAGCAGTGTGTGGTCGAGACCAACAGCGATGTCGTCACCACGCTCGACGCCCTGCGCCGCGATCTGAAATTCCACCGTCGCACGCTCATCGCCGCGGCGGCGGCCGCGGGCATCGGGGTGGTGGCCGCCGGGTCGGTTCCGTTGGCGCTGCTGGCCGAATTGCAGGTCACCGCCACCGCTCGATACCGCCGGATGCTCGCCGACTACCAACTGCTGGCACGCGAACAGTTGATCTGTGGGACCCAGGTGCACGTCGGGGTCGAGGACCGAGATGACGCGGTGCTGGTCGCACAACGGGTGACGCCGTACCTGCCCACCTTGCTGGCCGTCAGTGCCAGCTCGCCGTTCCGTGCCGACGGCACCGACACTGGCTACGCGAGCGGCCGCACGCTGGTGTGGCAGCGCTGGCCAACCGCTGGGCCCGCGGCGCCGGTGGACAGCGCGGCAGCCTACGACCGGCTGATCGCAGACTTGGTTGCCACCGGGGTGATATCCGACTCCGGTATGGCGTATTTCGATGTGCGACCGGCCAATTCGGCACCCACCCTGGAACTGCGGATCTGCGACAGCTGTCCGTCGACGGACACCATCGTGCTGATCGCCGGGCTGTTTCGCGCGCTGGTCGAACGTGAACTCGACGGGCTGCGGCAGGGGCTGCCACAACTTTCGGTGCCGGCGCCGCTGGGGCGCGCGGCGCTGTGGCGTGCCGCCCGCTCCGGGTTGGAGGGTGTCCTGGTTGATGCCGGAGTGCCGACAGCCCGGGCGGCGCACGCGGTGGTGACCGATCTCGTGGTGATGCTCAGGGCACAACTGACTGCTGCCGGCGATTGGGAACAGGTCTACAGCCTTGTGCAGCAACAACTCTCACAAGGAAGCTCGGCGGCCCGGCAACGCATGGCGATGCGGCGGCGCGGCCGCCTCAGTGACGTTGTCGATCTGTTGATCGCAGACACGGCGCGCTGA
- a CDS encoding AurF N-oxygenase family protein yields MAVKTARTRIIRRWRKNMDVRDDQPYVDMLTTLSEGSVRRNFNPYTDIDWDSPEFAVIPDDQRWILPATDPFGRHPWYQAQSRERQIEIGMWRQANVAKVGLHFESILIRGLMNYAFWVPNGSPEYRYCLHESVEECNHTMMFQEMVNRIGADVPGMPRMLKWLSQFIPLAAGPLPIVFFFGVLAGEEPIDHTQKSVLREGRSLHPIMERVMAIHVAEEARHISFAHEYLRKRVPHMPPRKRFWLSLHVPIIMRVLCQAILVPPRAFWKEFDIPRSVKKDVFFSAPESRQMLRDMFGDVRMLCQETGLMNPVARLIWRLCKINGAPSRYRSEPQRAHLPTQQPESVPA; encoded by the coding sequence ATGGCTGTCAAGACCGCTCGGACGCGCATCATCCGGCGCTGGCGCAAAAACATGGATGTGCGCGACGATCAGCCCTACGTCGACATGCTCACCACACTGTCCGAGGGGTCGGTGCGGCGGAACTTCAACCCTTACACCGACATCGACTGGGATTCCCCGGAGTTTGCGGTGATTCCCGATGACCAGCGCTGGATCCTGCCCGCCACGGACCCGTTCGGCAGGCACCCGTGGTACCAGGCGCAGTCGCGGGAACGGCAGATCGAGATCGGGATGTGGCGCCAGGCCAACGTCGCCAAAGTCGGCCTGCACTTCGAGTCGATTCTGATCCGCGGCCTGATGAACTACGCCTTCTGGGTGCCCAACGGCTCGCCGGAGTATCGCTACTGCCTGCACGAGTCGGTCGAAGAGTGCAACCACACCATGATGTTCCAGGAGATGGTGAACCGGATCGGCGCCGACGTTCCCGGTATGCCCCGGATGCTCAAGTGGCTCTCGCAGTTCATCCCCTTGGCCGCAGGGCCGCTGCCCATTGTCTTTTTCTTCGGTGTGCTCGCCGGCGAGGAGCCCATCGATCACACGCAGAAGAGCGTGCTGCGCGAAGGCAGGTCGCTGCACCCGATCATGGAGCGCGTCATGGCCATCCACGTGGCCGAGGAAGCACGGCACATCTCCTTCGCCCACGAGTACCTGCGCAAGCGTGTCCCGCACATGCCTCCGCGCAAGCGGTTCTGGCTGTCGCTGCACGTCCCGATCATCATGCGGGTGCTGTGCCAGGCCATCCTGGTGCCGCCGCGGGCCTTCTGGAAAGAATTCGACATCCCGCGGTCGGTGAAAAAGGACGTGTTCTTCTCTGCGCCGGAGTCGCGGCAGATGCTGCGGGACATGTTCGGCGACGTCCGCATGCTCTGCCAGGAAACCGGACTGATGAACCCGGTCGCCCGGTTGATCTGGCGGCTGTGCAAGATCAACGGCGCACCGTCGCGCTACCGCAGCGAACCGCAGCGTGCGCATCTGCCGACCCAGCAGCCCGAGTCCGTTCCGGCCTGA
- a CDS encoding FAD-dependent oxidoreductase, with protein MPHVITQSCCSDGSCVFACPVNCIHPSPDEPGFATAEMLYIDPDACVDCGACVSACPVGAIAPDSKLRPEQLPFVELNAAFYPPRPKGQKLPPTSKLAPVIPAPAVRQGASPLTVAIVGSGPAAMYAADELLTQPGVRVNMFEKLPTPYGLVRAGVAPDHQSTKRVTALFDRIAGHRGFSMYLNVDIGKHLTHADLMAHHHAVLYAVGAAEDRRLDIPGMDLPGTATATELVAWFNGHPDFATLSVDLSADRVVVIGNGNVALDVARILTTDPDTLARTDIADHALEVLRASKVREVVIAARRGPAASAFTLPELIGLTATNAVVLDSDDHRWVQRDLETERDPLTRAKLEILTKLDDSAAPITRPRIRFVYGRTPVRVLGETRVTGIEFDGADALDAGLVLTSIGYRGTPVDGLPFDDQAAVVPNDDGRVSPGVYVAGWIKRGPTGFIGTNKSCALQTVERLVADYNNGKLSDPTGRGLDRVVRSRQPEVVDAAGWRAIDTAEIARGEATGRPRGKFTDIADMLAVAAGAPKPTARQRLMSMLRG; from the coding sequence ATGCCTCACGTGATCACCCAGTCGTGTTGCAGCGACGGGTCCTGTGTCTTCGCGTGCCCGGTCAACTGCATCCATCCGTCGCCGGATGAACCGGGCTTCGCCACCGCCGAGATGCTCTACATCGACCCGGACGCCTGCGTGGACTGCGGCGCCTGCGTCAGCGCGTGCCCGGTGGGTGCCATCGCTCCGGATTCGAAGCTGCGCCCCGAGCAACTGCCGTTCGTCGAACTCAACGCTGCTTTTTATCCGCCGCGGCCCAAGGGGCAGAAGCTGCCGCCCACCTCCAAGCTGGCTCCGGTGATCCCGGCGCCGGCTGTCCGGCAGGGCGCCAGCCCCCTGACCGTGGCCATCGTTGGGTCGGGTCCGGCGGCGATGTATGCCGCCGACGAGCTGCTGACCCAGCCCGGCGTGCGCGTCAACATGTTCGAAAAATTGCCCACCCCTTACGGTTTGGTGCGCGCCGGGGTCGCACCGGACCATCAGAGCACCAAGCGCGTCACCGCGCTGTTCGACCGGATCGCCGGCCACCGCGGCTTCTCGATGTATCTCAACGTCGACATCGGCAAGCACCTGACCCACGCCGACCTGATGGCACACCACCACGCGGTGCTCTACGCCGTGGGTGCCGCAGAAGACCGCAGGCTCGACATTCCCGGGATGGATCTTCCCGGCACCGCGACGGCCACCGAACTGGTGGCCTGGTTCAACGGGCATCCCGACTTCGCCACACTCTCTGTTGATCTCAGCGCAGATCGGGTGGTGGTGATCGGCAACGGCAACGTCGCCCTGGACGTCGCGCGCATCCTGACCACCGACCCTGACACGCTGGCCCGCACGGACATCGCCGACCACGCACTGGAGGTGCTGCGCGCCTCGAAGGTTCGCGAGGTCGTCATCGCCGCGCGCCGCGGACCGGCTGCCTCGGCGTTCACGCTGCCGGAGCTGATCGGGCTGACCGCCACCAACGCGGTGGTGCTCGACTCCGACGACCACCGGTGGGTGCAGCGTGATCTCGAGACCGAGCGTGACCCACTGACCCGCGCCAAGCTGGAGATCCTGACCAAACTCGACGACAGTGCCGCGCCGATCACCAGACCGCGTATCCGGTTCGTCTACGGGCGGACGCCGGTGCGGGTACTGGGTGAAACACGGGTCACGGGCATCGAATTCGACGGTGCCGATGCCTTGGACGCCGGGCTGGTGCTCACGTCCATCGGCTACCGGGGCACGCCGGTGGACGGACTGCCTTTCGACGACCAGGCTGCGGTGGTACCCAACGACGACGGGCGGGTGAGCCCCGGGGTGTACGTGGCGGGCTGGATCAAACGCGGCCCCACCGGCTTCATCGGCACCAACAAGTCATGTGCCCTGCAAACCGTGGAGCGCTTGGTTGCCGACTACAACAACGGCAAGCTCTCCGACCCCACGGGGCGGGGTCTGGACCGGGTGGTGCGCAGTAGGCAACCCGAGGTGGTGGACGCGGCCGGATGGCGGGCGATCGACACCGCCGAGATCGCCAGGGGTGAGGCCACCGGCCGGCCGCGTGGCAAATTCACCGATATCGCCGACATGCTGGCTGTCGCGGCCGGCGCTCCGAAACCGACTGCGCGACAACGCCTGATGTCGATGCTGCGCGGCTGA